A section of the Pediococcus inopinatus genome encodes:
- a CDS encoding DUF5839 family protein, whose protein sequence is MIQVGDQVKWIDPLYFNTVEVHFFQPVTEILIAHPTNGRLLKKKGYVFHLPKSLRSSGIESGSVVVVASQGRLNHSNVNYDQAVVTKVWREEFELTDRKYKPVVANLYCDYRGKF, encoded by the coding sequence ATGATTCAAGTAGGAGATCAAGTGAAATGGATAGATCCTTTATATTTCAATACCGTTGAAGTTCACTTTTTTCAACCAGTTACAGAAATTTTGATTGCACATCCAACTAATGGAAGATTACTTAAGAAAAAAGGGTATGTGTTCCATCTTCCGAAGAGTTTACGTTCTTCAGGAATTGAGAGTGGATCAGTAGTCGTAGTTGCTTCCCAAGGCAGACTTAATCATTCAAACGTCAATTATGATCAGGCAGTAGTAACGAAGGTTTGGCGTGAAGAATTTGAATTGACTGATCGAAAATACAAGCCAGTGGTCGCCAATCTTTATTGTGATTACCGAGGTAAGTTCTAA
- a CDS encoding DUF3102 domain-containing protein, with translation MNGAATQNDSNKVPSLSTDINVISSEIKGYQQMAGQSIFEIGRRLSWVKENDLVHGEWLNWLDSINIEKTFAKRAMKIAKELNGAPGHHLNQLGVKALYEIASLPEEERDKDQVTSAGEIKKPDEMTVRELRDLKKKLHEAQGDLHQVSAENEQLQNQIETHEETIAKQSQKFNELLSKKQEVKEVPGDPVEVEPADYQKIKQDNQKMISEKKQMARQVQAAKNSEQFQMAKVQALQKQLDDTKEGTEEFKTMKKQLQNLQSKYSDASNKLTGVQDYQKVFEAATKLISTVAPIMYSGTLKYVDADSLAAQKADDIANSMIDFGNALHERIPHHGEKQRINIGKDNVIEGDIDEQ, from the coding sequence ATGAACGGAGCAGCAACACAAAATGATAGTAATAAAGTCCCAAGTTTAAGTACTGATATTAATGTAATTTCGTCGGAAATTAAGGGATACCAGCAAATGGCAGGACAGTCAATTTTTGAAATTGGGCGTCGGCTTAGTTGGGTAAAAGAAAATGATTTAGTACATGGTGAATGGCTTAACTGGCTTGATTCAATAAATATTGAAAAAACGTTTGCTAAACGTGCCATGAAAATTGCAAAGGAGCTAAATGGTGCCCCGGGGCACCATTTGAATCAGTTAGGTGTGAAAGCTTTGTATGAGATTGCTTCTTTGCCTGAGGAGGAACGTGATAAGGATCAAGTTACGTCCGCTGGTGAAATTAAGAAGCCTGATGAGATGACTGTTCGTGAATTGCGTGATCTTAAGAAAAAGTTGCATGAAGCACAGGGAGATTTACATCAAGTTTCAGCTGAAAATGAACAATTACAAAATCAAATTGAGACTCATGAAGAAACAATCGCGAAACAAAGTCAAAAATTTAATGAACTTTTGAGTAAAAAGCAAGAAGTCAAAGAAGTTCCAGGTGATCCAGTTGAAGTTGAACCAGCTGATTATCAAAAAATTAAACAGGATAATCAAAAAATGATTAGTGAAAAGAAACAAATGGCTCGTCAAGTACAGGCCGCTAAGAATTCTGAACAGTTTCAAATGGCAAAGGTTCAGGCCCTTCAAAAGCAATTAGATGACACCAAGGAAGGTACCGAAGAATTTAAAACCATGAAAAAACAGTTGCAAAATCTGCAATCCAAATACTCCGATGCTAGTAACAAATTAACTGGTGTTCAAGATTATCAAAAAGTTTTTGAAGCCGCTACGAAACTTATTTCAACGGTGGCACCAATCATGTATTCCGGAACGCTTAAGTATGTAGATGCTGACTCACTAGCGGCACAGAAGGCCGATGATATTGCTAATTCCATGATTGATTTCGGGAATGCCCTGCATGAAAGGATTCCACACCATGGTGAAAAACAACGTATAAATATCGGTAAAGACAATGTTATCGAAGGTGATATAGATGAACAGTGA
- a CDS encoding site-specific integrase has translation MASITRRNTGWQARLRVNQGGVLKPISKQGFRTKKEAKIWANSQEISDFNGDAVIQSMQSLPDYFINWFHLYKEASLRSATKKRYKETYRVLVGYWQDTPLKDITFDKYQKFLKDFGEKHAKATVSKVHSQTRASIRAAVRTGKLHRDFTEAATVYGQPGKTEEEKYLEKDDMLKLLAYCRKDLRISAASKIMITTALYTGLRIEEVGALTWDKIDLNEKRLTVSRAWDYANHGGFMPTKNESSQRTIDINQELVKQLKSWKLIQSSYFEETGLSNCYDLKQNRSTHFKNNEENPTNLVFLNDRQNIVGSNGVGNLLKKLAGPKSQGGLGIKKVTFHALRHTHASFLISEGVSIYYISKRLGHASISVTLDTYSHLLRSLSDKESNKTIAILDHVFVKDPQN, from the coding sequence ATGGCAAGCATTACAAGAAGAAATACTGGATGGCAAGCTCGTCTGAGAGTTAATCAAGGAGGTGTTTTAAAACCAATTAGTAAACAAGGCTTTCGAACAAAAAAGGAAGCTAAAATTTGGGCAAATTCTCAAGAGATAAGTGATTTTAATGGTGATGCCGTCATTCAAAGCATGCAGTCTTTACCAGACTACTTTATTAATTGGTTTCATTTGTATAAAGAAGCTAGTCTACGGTCAGCAACCAAAAAGCGCTATAAAGAAACCTATCGAGTTCTGGTAGGCTACTGGCAGGACACACCACTAAAAGATATTACTTTTGATAAATACCAAAAATTTTTAAAAGATTTCGGTGAAAAACATGCCAAGGCAACTGTGTCTAAGGTTCATTCGCAGACACGAGCAAGTATTCGTGCAGCTGTTCGTACCGGAAAGCTTCATCGGGACTTTACAGAGGCGGCCACGGTATACGGTCAGCCTGGTAAAACAGAAGAAGAAAAATATCTCGAAAAAGATGACATGCTTAAACTTTTAGCATATTGTCGTAAGGACTTGCGTATTTCAGCAGCATCAAAGATCATGATCACTACTGCTCTTTATACTGGTCTACGAATTGAAGAAGTTGGTGCCCTCACTTGGGATAAAATAGACCTAAATGAAAAACGATTAACTGTTTCACGCGCCTGGGATTATGCAAATCATGGCGGATTCATGCCAACAAAAAATGAAAGCTCTCAACGCACAATCGATATCAATCAGGAATTGGTAAAGCAACTTAAAAGTTGGAAATTAATTCAGAGCTCTTATTTTGAAGAAACCGGGTTATCTAATTGTTACGATCTGAAGCAAAATCGATCGACACATTTCAAGAATAATGAAGAAAATCCAACTAATTTAGTTTTTTTAAATGATAGACAAAATATTGTTGGATCTAACGGTGTTGGTAACTTATTAAAAAAATTAGCTGGTCCTAAAAGCCAAGGCGGTTTGGGTATCAAGAAAGTGACTTTTCATGCTTTACGTCACACTCATGCCAGTTTCCTTATTTCTGAGGGTGTATCTATCTACTACATCTCCAAACGATTGGGCCACGCATCAATATCCGTCACCCTAGACACATACTCGCACCTCTTGCGTTCTTTGTCGGATAAAGAAAGTAATAAAACAATTGCAATTCTCGATCATGTCTTTGTAAAAGATCCACAAAACTAA
- a CDS encoding S1 RNA-binding domain-containing protein → MLKNGDVIQGTITGIKTYGIFLENQELNFKGLVHISECSEEFVKDLNDLYRIGQNLSCLVVDIDPTNAHVSLSIRALKQKVNVHRHPIPESVHVYHKFYWTNNENNIGFQSVADELKSWKIQATHE, encoded by the coding sequence ATGTTAAAGAATGGGGATGTTATTCAAGGCACAATTACTGGTATTAAGACATATGGAATTTTCTTAGAAAATCAAGAATTGAATTTTAAAGGACTGGTTCATATATCTGAATGTAGTGAAGAATTTGTCAAAGACTTAAACGATTTGTATAGGATAGGTCAGAATCTATCTTGTCTGGTTGTTGATATTGATCCAACTAATGCCCACGTTAGTTTATCGATTCGAGCACTGAAACAGAAAGTAAATGTTCATAGACATCCAATTCCAGAGTCTGTTCATGTTTATCATAAATTTTATTGGACCAATAATGAGAATAACATCGGATTTCAAAGTGTTGCTGATGAGTTAAAGAGTTGGAAGATTCAGGCTACACATGAATAA
- the mobP2 gene encoding MobP2 family relaxase, with the protein MLTMKFTKPGAGFSGFVDYTQRDGAVDVENDYDLSDETSFEEKKEYAGYVDYMKRNKATKLESQLTNQELLPTFTATKLNITKNDENGLRKKLSEAEKQDHLLFEGVISFRTDLMIKQKVYDPITGHVDQKKIKKALQSSMPEFLKKNNLENATWWGDIHLNTDHLHIHFGIAEDKKSVRPRVRNGEEKGMLNETSMRQLRGRVYRNLIQSDQQAVIEKVQDHQGMLRKRVKESSKLNTHKLLDDELLIKAFQNLPDKKYRFSSNAKGLKKSKQYLNEYINNTLIQNSEYQEWAKGLRSERKRYKKIYGENNQDYEANQIKTLKKQVGNELLKNLYDISPEDLETTQLDTANKTTVAQDNFAIELLKRQIADLKKSPNANKEKLGKLRYELGARRGKLRKKNIQIADKSILSNMDLLNLAVDNKSVSKDDELLVVKSNEFSELLKLHQFELQPNYKLSAKEKNKKRELQRLFVDPIEIPINSRLLMEADLYVSKINREIKALRKTRIQPAILQEIYGETSKGKIERGLDLELQSWLLKRKIATNNQDIKNKANKKMNLKHKNGLLFSELKDLYKRIGVDNKKISQENNQKLRQIEKRYLAKLPKRKKSRPGNESLRSLSNISQAATSDRVRALSKHEQLEEAEEQDIEREEQER; encoded by the coding sequence ATTTTAACTATGAAGTTTACAAAACCTGGAGCAGGATTTAGTGGATTTGTTGATTACACGCAGCGCGATGGCGCAGTTGATGTTGAAAATGATTATGATCTAAGTGATGAAACTAGTTTTGAAGAAAAAAAAGAGTATGCAGGCTATGTTGATTATATGAAAAGGAATAAGGCAACAAAACTTGAAAGTCAGTTAACTAATCAAGAATTGCTACCTACGTTCACGGCAACCAAATTAAATATTACTAAAAATGATGAAAATGGACTACGTAAAAAGTTAAGTGAAGCCGAAAAACAAGATCATTTACTTTTCGAAGGCGTGATTAGTTTTCGAACCGATTTGATGATCAAACAAAAAGTATACGATCCAATTACTGGGCATGTTGATCAAAAAAAAATTAAAAAAGCTCTGCAAAGTTCTATGCCTGAATTTCTTAAGAAAAATAATTTAGAAAATGCGACCTGGTGGGGTGATATTCATCTTAATACAGATCATTTGCACATTCACTTTGGAATTGCTGAAGATAAAAAATCTGTTCGACCACGTGTAAGAAATGGAGAAGAAAAGGGAATGTTGAATGAAACCAGCATGCGTCAATTACGAGGCCGGGTTTATCGAAATTTAATACAATCCGATCAACAGGCAGTCATTGAAAAAGTACAGGATCATCAAGGAATGCTTCGGAAAAGAGTCAAAGAGTCTTCCAAATTAAATACACATAAGTTGTTAGACGATGAGTTGCTTATTAAAGCTTTTCAGAATTTACCAGATAAGAAATATCGATTTAGTTCAAATGCTAAAGGCTTGAAGAAATCAAAACAATATTTGAACGAGTATATAAATAATACACTGATTCAAAATTCGGAATATCAAGAGTGGGCTAAGGGACTTCGCTCTGAACGCAAGAGGTATAAAAAAATATATGGTGAAAATAATCAAGATTATGAAGCCAATCAAATCAAAACTTTAAAAAAACAAGTTGGCAATGAATTATTGAAAAATTTGTATGATATCTCACCAGAAGATTTAGAGACGACACAATTAGACACTGCTAACAAAACAACAGTGGCACAAGATAATTTTGCAATTGAGTTGTTAAAACGTCAAATTGCAGATTTGAAAAAATCTCCTAATGCTAATAAAGAGAAATTAGGAAAATTACGCTATGAACTGGGGGCTCGAAGAGGTAAACTTCGAAAGAAAAATATTCAAATTGCGGATAAATCAATATTAAGCAATATGGATTTACTTAATTTGGCCGTTGATAACAAGTCCGTTAGTAAAGACGATGAACTACTGGTTGTTAAAAGCAACGAATTCTCTGAATTATTAAAGTTACACCAGTTTGAGTTACAACCTAATTATAAATTATCCGCCAAGGAGAAAAATAAGAAACGAGAATTGCAACGACTGTTTGTAGATCCTATCGAGATACCTATCAATTCCAGATTGTTAATGGAAGCAGATTTGTACGTTAGTAAAATTAATCGAGAAATTAAAGCACTTCGAAAAACGAGAATACAACCAGCGATACTTCAAGAAATATATGGTGAAACTAGTAAAGGTAAAATTGAACGAGGTCTTGACCTAGAATTGCAAAGTTGGTTGTTGAAACGGAAGATTGCTACCAACAATCAAGATATCAAAAATAAAGCAAATAAAAAAATGAATCTAAAACATAAAAATGGATTGCTTTTTTCTGAGTTGAAAGACTTATATAAGCGTATTGGTGTTGACAATAAAAAAATCTCACAGGAAAACAACCAAAAACTTAGACAGATTGAAAAGAGATATCTTGCTAAACTCCCTAAACGAAAAAAATCGAGACCAGGAAATGAGTCCTTGAGGTCTCTGAGCAACATTTCGCAGGCTGCAACAAGTGACAGAGTACGGGCACTCTCCAAACATGAACAACTTGAAGAGGCTGAGGAACAAGATATTGAGCGTGAGGAGCAAGAACGATAA
- a CDS encoding phage replisome organizer N-terminal domain-containing protein: MADKRYYWIKVSSDWFQSPEVKVLRKLPGGDTYALIYLEMMVLSAPDGGYIYFEHIASDFAEELAIRLDEKKEAVSILLSWLEAKKLVSEGKSTDIIHFDRIDEMTGSETDAARRMRLKRMRHPKLVNNNTNLKLNNTNSLPRNNVQKCSTSRVRDRDRVRDKDKLKKLQNNFEQLWNLFPVTRRVGKEDGLKAYIKAVNEGIKENEISRGTKNYLKFVKIQNYSETYIKLVSNFFIYRTWKQYMSLPEAALKKQGDKVKEHLPDWAQGDSQTKLTESPINPEAKKKLDQQLAQIRNFNNNEVN, translated from the coding sequence ATGGCTGACAAGCGATACTACTGGATCAAGGTTAGTTCTGATTGGTTTCAGAGCCCAGAAGTAAAGGTACTAAGAAAACTTCCGGGTGGTGATACCTATGCATTGATTTACCTTGAAATGATGGTGCTCTCAGCTCCAGATGGCGGTTATATTTATTTCGAACATATCGCTAGTGATTTTGCTGAAGAATTGGCAATTCGATTAGATGAAAAAAAAGAAGCCGTATCAATTTTGCTTAGCTGGCTGGAAGCAAAAAAATTAGTTTCGGAAGGTAAATCAACAGATATTATTCATTTTGATCGAATTGATGAAATGACTGGTTCCGAAACAGATGCAGCACGAAGAATGCGATTAAAACGTATGAGGCATCCAAAACTAGTAAACAATAATACAAATTTGAAACTAAATAATACCAACAGCCTCCCACGTAACAATGTTCAAAAATGTTCGACATCTAGAGTCAGAGATAGAGACAGAGTTAGAGATAAAGATAAACTTAAAAAGCTACAAAATAACTTCGAGCAATTATGGAATCTGTTCCCGGTAACAAGAAGAGTAGGTAAAGAAGACGGTCTTAAAGCATATATCAAAGCGGTAAACGAAGGCATTAAAGAAAACGAGATTAGTCGAGGTACGAAAAATTATTTGAAATTCGTTAAAATTCAAAATTATTCTGAAACATATATTAAGCTAGTCTCCAACTTCTTCATTTACAGAACTTGGAAGCAATATATGTCATTACCTGAAGCAGCTTTAAAAAAACAAGGGGACAAAGTTAAAGAGCACCTTCCTGATTGGGCTCAAGGGGATAGTCAAACAAAACTTACAGAATCTCCAATTAATCCAGAAGCAAAGAAAAAATTAGATCAGCAGTTAGCTCAAATACGTAATTTTAATAACAATGAGGTGAATTAG
- a CDS encoding IS110 family transposase — translation MNLYLGIDVGKNKLDFCALDSDQHCRFQDETTNDLNGAVKIKQVILTETKTHHYEKITVGMEATSVYNFHPMTFFAEDSELQALGLSVITINPYTSHHFSQLFDDGKTDAIDAKQLADLLRIKPLGTSVARQENYVALQRLTRERYHLVKQMTDSKNHFLNNLYYRCNTLERELPTSVFGSTMMTLITDEELTLDEAAALPLDELVTHLQQLAHGKFGDAEAVAKAIKKATRSSYRLSKVVTDSVDEILAVYANEIRMLKKQIQVLDKTITQISTQITDINCLTSVPGIGPVYAAGIVAEIGQIERFPDESHIAKYAGLAWLPHESGTSVRQATPRTRKGNQYLRYYLVEAANSIRRYDVTYQRYYHKKYEEVPKYRHRRAIVLTARKLVRLVEVLLRNHQFYIPPKVV, via the coding sequence ATGAATTTATATTTAGGTATTGATGTTGGTAAAAATAAATTAGACTTTTGTGCTTTAGATTCTGATCAACATTGCCGTTTTCAAGATGAAACTACTAATGATCTTAATGGTGCCGTTAAAATTAAACAGGTAATCTTAACTGAGACTAAAACCCACCATTATGAAAAGATAACTGTTGGTATGGAAGCCACCTCGGTCTATAATTTTCATCCGATGACTTTTTTCGCCGAAGATAGCGAGTTACAAGCCTTAGGCTTATCGGTTATCACCATTAACCCCTATACGTCACATCATTTTAGCCAGTTATTTGATGATGGTAAGACGGATGCGATTGATGCCAAACAATTAGCTGATTTGTTACGGATCAAACCACTGGGAACTTCAGTTGCTCGCCAAGAAAACTATGTGGCTTTGCAACGTCTAACACGGGAACGTTATCACTTGGTTAAACAAATGACTGATTCTAAAAATCATTTTTTGAATAATCTTTATTATCGTTGTAATACGTTAGAACGGGAGCTGCCAACATCCGTTTTTGGTTCAACTATGATGACCCTAATTACTGATGAAGAGTTAACCTTGGACGAGGCAGCGGCGCTACCTCTTGATGAATTAGTCACCCATCTTCAACAGTTAGCTCACGGTAAGTTTGGTGATGCCGAAGCCGTTGCTAAAGCTATTAAGAAAGCAACCCGTTCTTCTTATCGCCTATCAAAAGTCGTAACAGATTCTGTTGATGAAATTTTGGCGGTCTATGCGAATGAAATTCGGATGTTAAAAAAACAAATCCAAGTTTTGGATAAAACAATTACACAGATATCTACTCAAATCACAGATATCAATTGTTTAACTAGTGTTCCCGGTATTGGCCCAGTTTATGCGGCTGGTATTGTGGCAGAAATTGGTCAAATTGAACGTTTTCCCGATGAAAGTCATATTGCCAAGTATGCTGGCCTGGCTTGGTTACCACATGAATCAGGCACAAGCGTTCGTCAAGCTACACCACGAACTCGTAAGGGTAATCAATATCTTCGTTATTATCTAGTTGAAGCTGCCAACTCGATAAGACGTTATGATGTTACTTACCAACGCTATTACCACAAAAAATATGAAGAGGTACCCAAGTATCGTCATCGTCGAGCTATTGTCTTGACGGCACGAAAGCTTGTAAGATTGGTGGAAGTCTTGCTTAGAAACCATCAATTTTATATACCACCCAAAGTGGTATAG
- a CDS encoding helix-turn-helix domain-containing protein, with protein MSTVSRIKELANKRNLNLKQLSIKLGMGENTIYRWDKKQPTSDRLQKVADYLDVSTDYLLGRSNKTNYYDLNKQDIVDIGVQVDRMLEGLDSESETNFYGEPMTEEDKQKLRIAMQAALQAAQIESRKKFTPKKYRK; from the coding sequence ATGAGTACTGTTTCAAGAATTAAAGAATTAGCCAACAAAAGGAACCTCAACCTAAAACAACTTTCTATCAAGCTTGGTATGGGAGAAAACACAATTTATCGTTGGGATAAAAAACAACCAACCTCTGACCGTTTACAAAAAGTAGCGGACTATTTGGATGTATCTACCGATTACCTCCTTGGTAGATCCAACAAAACTAATTACTACGATTTAAATAAGCAAGATATTGTGGATATCGGTGTTCAAGTCGATCGTATGCTAGAAGGGTTAGATTCCGAGTCCGAAACTAATTTCTATGGAGAACCAATGACAGAGGAAGATAAACAAAAACTTAGAATTGCTATGCAGGCTGCTTTACAGGCTGCTCAGATCGAATCTCGGAAAAAATTCACACCAAAAAAATACCGAAAGTAA
- a CDS encoding DUF771 domain-containing protein, giving the protein MQSKTIAVEFPVPDFSESLYKKAMESVEGRCWKMADLRDWTGGKKEEWIKKYIIENPRYSREINKMEKNGQIIVSKGSGSPWRFKATTMACFLERHFEELPWDKSK; this is encoded by the coding sequence TTGCAAAGTAAAACAATAGCTGTCGAATTTCCAGTTCCTGATTTTTCTGAGTCACTTTATAAAAAGGCAATGGAGTCGGTTGAAGGTCGTTGTTGGAAAATGGCCGACTTAAGAGATTGGACTGGTGGAAAAAAAGAAGAATGGATAAAGAAATACATTATAGAAAATCCAAGATATAGTCGGGAAATAAACAAAATGGAAAAGAATGGACAAATTATTGTTAGTAAGGGAAGTGGTAGTCCTTGGAGATTTAAAGCAACAACAATGGCTTGCTTCCTTGAACGCCATTTTGAAGAGTTACCTTGGGATAAGTCTAAGTAA
- a CDS encoding ImmA/IrrE family metallo-endopeptidase produces the protein MAFEKNEISEADRIMKKYDTHDPFLIAKKANITVLEADMGNITYAIRNHYKRTDIITLNQTINFAWKNFVLAHELGHCYLHHGFSTTFYRNTPSSGMINWAEKEASTFAMEILDSQLREEDSYYQLTPFEKLDHLGLPYSLEDYLV, from the coding sequence ATGGCATTTGAAAAAAACGAAATTTCAGAAGCTGATCGTATTATGAAAAAATACGATACACATGATCCTTTTTTGATTGCTAAAAAAGCTAATATCACTGTTCTTGAAGCAGATATGGGGAATATCACCTACGCTATTCGAAATCACTATAAAAGAACTGATATAATTACATTGAATCAAACCATTAATTTTGCGTGGAAAAATTTTGTTCTTGCGCATGAGTTAGGACATTGTTATTTACACCATGGCTTCTCCACTACTTTTTATCGCAACACGCCTAGTAGTGGAATGATAAACTGGGCTGAAAAAGAAGCAAGCACTTTTGCAATGGAAATATTGGATTCACAGTTACGAGAAGAAGATAGTTACTATCAACTAACTCCTTTTGAAAAACTAGATCATTTAGGTCTTCCCTATTCTTTAGAAGATTATTTAGTATAA
- a CDS encoding VTT domain-containing protein: MSFLIDFILHIDTHLVSIVSAFGDWTYLILFAIIFIETGAVILPFLPGDSLLFAAAALSANPMYGLNIWIFVFLLFLAAVLGDSTNFFIGRWVGNTLTEHHLFGKFINEQKLEESRNFLNHYGSISITFARYMPIIRTFAPFVAGGSQFKYRKFIVFNMLGASTWVALCCGAGYFFGNFPIVKQHFSAIVIGIILISLIPILISFLKARKSA, encoded by the coding sequence GTGTCATTTCTTATTGATTTTATTTTACATATTGATACGCATTTAGTTTCTATTGTAAGTGCATTTGGTGATTGGACCTATCTCATCTTGTTTGCGATTATTTTCATTGAAACTGGGGCAGTGATTTTACCTTTTCTACCCGGCGATTCACTATTGTTTGCTGCTGCTGCTCTTTCAGCTAATCCCATGTATGGTCTAAATATTTGGATTTTTGTTTTTTTACTTTTCTTGGCAGCCGTACTTGGCGATTCTACTAATTTTTTCATTGGCCGCTGGGTTGGTAATACACTGACTGAACATCATTTGTTCGGTAAGTTTATCAATGAACAAAAACTCGAAGAATCACGTAATTTTCTCAATCATTATGGTAGCATTTCAATAACATTTGCTCGTTATATGCCAATCATCCGGACCTTCGCCCCATTCGTGGCGGGAGGCAGTCAGTTCAAGTATCGTAAATTTATTGTTTTTAATATGCTTGGTGCTTCGACCTGGGTTGCCTTGTGTTGTGGCGCCGGTTACTTCTTCGGAAATTTTCCGATTGTCAAACAGCATTTCTCAGCTATCGTAATTGGAATTATCCTCATTTCGTTAATTCCTATCCTCATTTCATTTTTAAAAGCACGTAAAAGTGCATAA
- a CDS encoding ORF6C domain-containing protein, protein MNSDKEVSVSKNTEPVNEKLPKVFKEIGHRLRNTDEKLIDHDSRLKKLEGQESINAIEGGRLDKTIVKRATNIVGGYQSNAYQDGHTYAMISRELRKAVTRRFGVKSAKEVLRKDLDSASELVESWQPSSDISDDIALVNAGPRVEKKKSPKLTTKQRKTLEVFLNALNKHTASSMNRLDQVLSSLDNLSGVEDDKFDAAMDKFDSFVDSIARSERPNKHVKK, encoded by the coding sequence ATGAATAGTGATAAAGAGGTTTCAGTTAGCAAGAATACGGAACCAGTTAATGAAAAGCTTCCAAAGGTTTTTAAAGAAATTGGTCATAGGTTACGTAACACGGATGAAAAACTGATTGATCATGACTCACGTTTAAAAAAACTAGAAGGTCAGGAAAGTATTAACGCCATTGAGGGTGGTCGCTTGGACAAAACAATTGTTAAGCGGGCTACAAATATTGTTGGTGGCTATCAGTCAAATGCTTATCAAGATGGACACACCTATGCCATGATTTCTCGAGAATTACGTAAAGCCGTTACACGCAGATTCGGGGTTAAAAGTGCCAAAGAAGTATTACGCAAGGACTTAGATAGTGCTAGTGAATTGGTGGAGAGTTGGCAACCATCTTCTGATATTTCTGATGACATCGCGCTTGTAAATGCTGGGCCACGCGTTGAAAAAAAGAAGTCTCCTAAGTTAACTACAAAGCAGCGTAAAACTTTGGAGGTGTTCTTAAATGCATTAAATAAACACACTGCCAGTAGTATGAATCGATTAGATCAGGTCTTGAGTAGTTTAGATAATTTGAGTGGTGTAGAAGACGATAAATTCGATGCGGCAATGGATAAATTTGACAGTTTTGTGGATAGCATTGCACGCTCTGAGAGGCCAAATAAGCACGTTAAAAAGTAG
- a CDS encoding helix-turn-helix domain-containing protein — MKESLVKNIRKAAALKNLTLEQVGEKSGVGKKSIYRWDRVQPKISSVEKVGEFLNMDYRLLLPKEVKSFAK, encoded by the coding sequence TTGAAAGAATCTTTAGTCAAAAATATTAGAAAAGCCGCTGCATTAAAAAATTTAACACTTGAACAAGTTGGTGAAAAATCGGGAGTGGGTAAAAAGTCTATATATAGATGGGATAGGGTGCAGCCCAAGATTAGTAGTGTTGAAAAAGTTGGTGAATTTTTGAACATGGATTATCGCTTGTTACTACCAAAGGAGGTCAAAAGTTTTGCAAAGTAA
- a CDS encoding thioredoxin domain-containing protein, which translates to MKIKQLFTEHFKFVVIGLVILFSLIDLMVFAIVKHQRAVVWQQTPNVSQLSKASTMKSGKYVVLFYQRGCVYCQKAMPTIQKEKKLAAKHHVKYLQVNTRSKLGRELTGDYTIESTPTFLLINKEKGKKVQIAPVSITYDKKKQNKKINPKNIGVKTKTIKSAMKGDWSWMNNY; encoded by the coding sequence ATGAAAATAAAACAATTATTTACGGAACATTTTAAATTTGTAGTTATTGGATTAGTAATTTTATTCTCGCTTATTGACTTAATGGTATTTGCGATTGTAAAACATCAGCGAGCGGTAGTTTGGCAACAAACACCAAATGTTTCACAATTGTCGAAGGCTTCAACGATGAAATCTGGTAAATATGTAGTGCTGTTTTATCAACGTGGATGTGTTTATTGTCAGAAGGCCATGCCAACGATTCAGAAAGAAAAGAAATTAGCTGCAAAGCATCACGTTAAATATTTACAGGTTAATACCAGATCAAAATTGGGACGTGAGTTAACTGGTGATTACACGATCGAAAGTACACCTACTTTTTTACTGATCAATAAAGAAAAAGGTAAGAAAGTTCAAATTGCCCCGGTTTCTATCACGTACGATAAGAAAAAACAAAATAAAAAAATCAATCCAAAAAATATTGGTGTGAAAACAAAAACGATTAAGTCAGCTATGAAAGGTGATTGGAGTTGGATGAACAACTATTAA